A region of the Notolabrus celidotus isolate fNotCel1 chromosome 18, fNotCel1.pri, whole genome shotgun sequence genome:
ACTGAGAGGTGAGAAAGAGGATCAATAAATAGATAGACTATCAAAACACTTTTCAGAAGTGGTGTAAAAGTTTCCACACACCAGATTGAAAGATGGACAGATAATATAAGAACTATTTTAAGAGTATTTTAAGAGGACTGTTTATGGTTAGCTTTGTGTCTTcatatttataactgtgttaCATTCAACTAAAGGACTCTGAGATTAGAGCCCCCAGTCTGTAAATCTCTCTGCCACACACAATAAGAAAGGGCATCTCAAACTTCTTTAAAGTCCTCTTTTAAAACCTCCTGTAATAGAAACTCTCTCTGCTGGAAGCTGAActttctgaaaactgattggctgAAAAAATTTAGTTGTTAAACTTCAGTGGAGGAAACCTCGAGAAGAATTATCTTCTTAGAATTATATTCCTCAACCAGCAAGCCAGAGAGCCAAAGTGGAGGCTCCACTACTCTACTGGTAAGAAATCTTTTAATATGATGTGGTTTTTTTGTGTTAATCATGTATTGAGGTCATTAAAACATGGTCCATTACAAAACAAAGGCTGGCTTTCTGTCTAAGACTGAAAGTTCATTAAAACGTGATGACAATAAGGGATTTAACAGATGACCTTTGTGgtgataaaaatatgaaatttaaCATTGTAATATTTACATATGAATATTAATCGATTGTCCCCCCTGCTGCTTAAAGTCTAAAGTAAAGAAACTGAGTGAGTCCACGGTGTCTTTGTTTGGGATCTTTGGATGAGTTCTGACGtctgttaatcaatcaatcagactttatttttgaagcacttttcatacaaggatattgtaacacaaagtgctgtacataaaaacaataataggagtaattaaatcaaataaatacaaaataattattaaaaaaaatatccagATCCAAGGTTAAGAAtaagatattaaaaaatatgctgacaaactgaggaaatgctgacaagacattttaatgaggaaacactggaggtaaaataagatgttaaaactaaaGATGGGAAATTAaattcaccaaaacaaaataaactaataataTGATGAAACATTCTGAgaaacatttccttattgctgcttcctgattgtcttgctccatgtattttatgtccatggacactttgttatgtcttgatctttttagggagccgttttaacatctggcaagggactactgatgtaaactagcctttcagctaattctggcatatttacaaaatTGTTAcctaatatgcatggtccttttaaatgaaaatgaataaaataaaatgaaatcaatcaaaTTAATGTCATAAATAATgacataaattaattaataaatccaaattaaaaaataaaatgaattagtaATAAATATGTGTCTATAATAAtgtaaccctcctattatccttggggtcaactggaccccattcaatgtttaacgtctctaaattatttgttgttcttttgtatttatagctaatgttattattacatttttatttaattttttatttgtaggtcttattcttattcttttgccttgtacaaagagagcacagtttactaaagtcaaattcattgtgtgttcaagcttacttggccaataaagctgattctgattaacatcatttttttggcttcatatttcatgactttacctaatttaatggggacaactgggaatgtaaatgttgatatgttccaatttcctgcaacaaaaacatacgcatcagtgttccttggggtcaatttgaccccaggctgttttagctgtatataacataagaaatatttaaacattaaacattttacacacatttgttttggttgttttggatgatattgaggtcactgtaaaacaccatgtctctaaagacattcaatgatgagtcctgtgttatacgttttgataacatagaaacaaggcagggctgacgagagcatgacaaactcacagcagtttgatgttctcttttacaaataaagtccttctaaatgctttaaattgtgtttatgcttgaaatatattttatttaaaggctatttaggtagtcaacataaacataaatgacctgacacatacacacctgggtaacaatcagtttctggaggtttaaattgctggggtcaaattacCCCAAGGacaaaagatgttagtaaatttgagggtaacaggagggttaaaataagACTTTTAAAATTGACTAGAATTTTaagtagataataaataaataaataaagtaagtaagATGGAATAAGACTCTGTTAAAAGCGAGAGTTCAAAAGGtcagtcttgagtttgctttttaaaataattatgcattatgcatgcacacagtcacaagcacagaagaaaaaggttttctttcttttcttttgctgcaagaataaattgcattaatatttgacagtttgtgacaaacatgacacaaaccagaaatatatatgcagacaagagaaaaaaaaataaaaaaataaaaaataaaaaataaaaataaaataaaattaaattaaataattatgcTCCATGCAGCCCTCAGGTCTCCCTCAGCTGTGATGATGAAAAGCTGCTTCATTGAGTCTTTtgttctagcttttggtatAATTAGAAGacccaaacacacatgcatacttGTTAGAAGcactatgtatttatttatttttgttatatttttgggcttttacacctttatttatagaggagaggacagtggatagagtaggaagcTGGGGGAGAGtgagggaaagacatgcaggaaagaggccagATTTGAACCCGGGCTGCCTGCCATATGGGCACGCAACTTACCCATTAGGCCAAATCCACGCCTCACAATGTATTTTTAGCTAGCCTCTAATATGTTTAAGTATATTGAACTTTTCTTTAAGTTATTCATAAAGTCAGAAAGTACAgacagcagaaaagaaaagaaaagaaagccaTCAGTCTGATCCTTCATGGTGTGGGTGTTAAACTCATGAAGACGAGACACTGGTGTGATAAAACGATTTTATTTCCATTGATCCATCTTcaagttcaaagccagcatggacacaaaaagaagaacatttgaaatgacttcaaattaaaataaaaatgtatccaTCTACAAATCAACATCAAAtccccaaaaacacacacacacacacacacacacacacacacacacacacacacacacacacacacacacacacacacacacacacacacacacacacacacacacacacacacacacacacatttattcagGCTGTTACTTTAGTTCTAAAGAATAATGTGCAATAAAAAGCATGTATTCATGTCCACAGGGATAAATAAACCAAACTGGTAGACTCTTCAGATTCTTCAAACTCTTGTCCCACAGATACATTAAATGATTTCAGATACACTGGATGCAAAGCTACAAATCGGAAGCCTAGATTTCCCGGAATGCGAGCGCTTCAAATCCCTCGTGCTTGTTTGAGTTTGTCCACACCTGGCAGAGCTCCTGCAGGGTCCTTAATACATCATTTAACAGGGTTCTGTCCTCAGGATGAGGACCTTAGTGTGCCAAACTGGATCATGGAACAATCCAGATTTACACTGTAATCACGAACAAGCAGAGCTCTGAGAACACAAGTCTGAAGAATAACAAACAGAGTGATTGTTAGAGTTTAGTGCTGAGCCAACAATAGTGTGAGTCTAAACTTTGTGATTCTCCTTGTTTGCACTCATCATAGAGGCACAGCCAAAGGCatttcgaccacaggaactttaccccagaccTACGTgggtttcaaccggtggacccagggtctaaatttagttcaggggtagatgatctcccccctgaaaagcccctgctaggggggtagtacttttcaaaggtcccgggactttcggggtgCAGGGCCTGCATTGCTGAACGTGTCtaattggtagattaacctcagtgtttttattctgcctgctgtccacaataacatcacacacatctgtgattcacttgatttctctttctttcattagtttttatttgttctatcttttttgtatgtgtgtgtacttttcaaaggaagaagctgtgattctcttgatttagcagcttgtaacagtagtcttctctcagcccaccgtgaatgcatctctcctggtgttatggttttaaaagtgaccctgtaaactggagaccttcagctgaacgtgtcagtgtttgtggagtttacacagctgttgaaacacagagggagttcctgggaatgcaaactagtttagtttttattaagatttcaaaatatcctcatcagatatttaatgatcgtctaaagacgtttatgagggatgcatccggctgaaggtctccagttaacagggtcactgtttaaaccaaaacaccggccgatctctgccacggctttttgagttcaaaaggattttaaagtcgtgttgaaacgtctttgctacttgtgcttatctcctctcacgtgttgattcagtgaatccatctgtgatgaaatatagcaccatctaaaacagaccagctgagtctcttcatgctaacaggctaactgttgtgttgctcataaaaataaaactggatcATGAATGATATTAAACTCAAGATTACAGAGAAGAAACCAAAGATCTGCACTTTAGAAAGAATAAATCACACATCAGTTTTATCCACAGTCACAGAAAACAATGTGCAATGAAACTCCTCACTCAGAGATGTTCATGTGGATTCACATTTAGGATGTAATCTgtcaaaaagagaaacactcTGAGTGCCCGGCCTCAGAGCTGCTGGCACATCTTAAGTGCAACGAGGTGTCCACAATTCTTTTCAAACAGTGCGGAgtaaagaaatacaaacaggTACTGATACACTACAGTGTAtgaatcaagcagcaacctgtggtctcaaaatatgaagcccatgcggaagtgttataaactgcagttcattgagcgtccacttgaggctggctgcagaagcaccagaaatcacatacacacccattcaaagaagacgatctttacagcagaaataaacatgtttacagcctggttcaaaaaacagcttggctctacttagctaatttctctctctgaatttttttctaccgcgatggttcagaagatattaagattacgaggtttttcccaaataaggacatgactgatttgactgacaggcgggaacacatagctgttggctaggatgctgaaactccgcctcttcacctcacaataagttaggttgagttcaacattttcaatatggctcccgccgacgattggcttcaaaacagcgctcaggaacagaggggtgacgtcatggatactacgtccattatttacagtctatggtatgtaTAAGAAAGAACCCCAACCTGCTGTAAAGAAACAAGGATTCAACCACAAAGTGTTTCAATGTGATGTCCAATAAATCCCTCAGACATACCACTCTGTCACACCACTCATCTTCCTttgttgaattttattttagtatcaAAATCTTGTTTATTGTCATAACAGCGCATGCTCAGTCAGGAAGCACTATCGCAACTAAGTGCATTCTCATATTCATAACGGGGAATAGATAAGTATTGTTCTTCTACGACGACTAACAGGATGTCATTAACATCAATCTGAAGACGTACTTATATAAAACCAACTGATTGCTGCATGTGCGTTCAATAGATATGATGGTAATTGACGGCAACCGCTGAGAATTGTCCAAATCTGACCTACTCAAACCtttgtcctcttcttcctcccctcaGTGTAGTTTAGTCTCGTcaggaaacatgaaaacatggaTATAGCACAGCTCATTACGATCACCACTAAACTATTACTCATGTTCCTGCCTTGGCAAAGATTTTCAAGCAATTATTTGATACAATCAATATATATTACATTATGCTCAGCAGGCCAGTGTGTACTTAcaaaaatcatttctttaaaaaaaacacaatagagaGAGTATTTGCTTTGGGGATGGCAGGTGCTCAACAATGCACGTGTCGGGAACTGGGTTAGCTGCATGCCGTGCCAAACAGGGATTAGGACTGTGCAAAACTGTGGCTGGATGCAGGTTTTGGccaaattattaaaaaaggaaagaaaaagtgcTGCTACAGGCTCCAGTTTCTGTCGCCTTTCTGTGTACAAATACAATCAGCTTTCCTCTGACCTAAAACTAAATTAATCAATTGACCTCTTTCTCATATATGGTGGCAAATGTCTTGTGAAACAGTTAAACCTTGACACTTCCCAATAAGGGGAAACTTAGACTGCACTCTCAAACATCTGCTGTGTTATGGACCAGAATAGgcgtaaagaaagaaagggatagagagagagagagagagagagagagagagagagagagagagagagcgcagaCACTCTGAGTGAAGATCTTTTCATATTCCTGTTTTGATCACACGGTTTATCTGACCTTTCTCCTTTGGAATGCACCTTGCTGTTATAGGCTCTGATTGCCGAACCTGGCACATCAAGCTCCGGTCTCGGTCTACGCCACATCACTGCATGTCACTGACTCTAAATCTGAATAGTCGTTTAATATCAAACACAACGTGTCTTCTTTGGAGTGTTTAAGCTCCTTTGTCTCGTAGTCTGCTGTCACTACCCTGCCTGACTTCAACAACTACAACTCTCACTTTTATCCCCATGATCATTCCTACTCTGAGTCTTataccccttttccaccgaggcagtttcagggttggttcggagccggtgctcaattaagaaccagttttttgtgtttcgactgcaaAAGAACCGGCATCCTggccaggaaaacaggttccagagcagcaccaactctttgctggtctacgACTgggaaccgcttacgtcagggacCAGGTTTTCAGGGTAGACCTTTGAAATGATTAACTTTAATTACTTCTCATTATAATTTCATAGATACTCTTTTAAATAAGTTATCCTGATTAATCACTTCTCCTTCCCCGACGGCTAATTTATGAAATCAATATTATCTGACTGCCGGTCTTTAAACATGCTTCATATTTACAAGACGAGATAAGATTTATGGAGTATTAAACTTTAATTTCTGTGAGTTTCTTTGAAATAGTCCTTCATAAGCTGATACCTTGTTATACGTCACATTCATGACAAAAAAAGCACTACAACAAGATCTGATCTGCAGGAAACTTCTGATCAAACATTGCATGACAGACATGGACACTTTCGATCAATAGATAAAATGTTTGTGATCACTCATCTCATTCAGACAGAGTGTGGCTCTACAGGTAACTCCCACCCAGACTGAAGGGGGTGAACTTCTGGGCCTGCTGAGCTCCAATCTCAGCCACAAACAGGGCACCTGTCTTCAGGTCCAGGTCCACCAGGTGTGGCTTCACTTCATCGGCCAGCTGGATCACACTCACCACCTTGCACTGACCAATCAGACCCACCGGCGGGGCTTCTAGCAGCGAGATCTGGTTGGTGTTCAGCTGCACGACAATAAAGTACTTCTTGTCTGGGGTCAGGCGGACCGAGTAGGGAGCATCTTCTGTGAAACAGCTTCCCCACGTCCCCAGCCAGTCTCCAGTGATGGAGTTAAAGACCTGGATCCTCTTGTTCCCTCTGTCAGCCACCCACACCCTCTGGGCACTGTCCACCGTCACGCTGTGGGGGATGTAGAACTGAGCCGGGTTTTGTCCCTTCTCCCCGTGCAGCCACAGCACGTCCTGGTCTTTGGACAGCTTCATGAGGCGGTTGTTCAACCCACCATCACCATCCACAATATACATCTCCCCGGAGTCGTGCACAAAGATCTCAGCCGGCTGGTCGAACTGCAGAGGGTTCATCCCGGAGCCGGCCTTCCCTGGTGTACCAAGCACCTGACAAGAACAGGAACAGTCAACAACCAGGAAGTGTTTACTCTTTTtgacctgtttgtgtttaatatCCAAAAATGTCacgtgttgttgttttctttgaagtgtttgctgaatGAGTTTGAAATATCAGAAGCATTATTAAGTCTGGAAAATCACCTGCAGGAGGTTCCCTGACGGGGAGTACTGTTTGACGCAGTGACCGTATGGGCCGTCCCCCACATCTGTGATCCACACAGTCGGGTTTGAGGAGGCGGCGTCCGCGAGAAATATCCCATGAGGCATCTCCAGCGTGGTCGTGTTCCAGGCCATGAGGAACTCGCCATCTGTGGTGAACACGAGCACCTTGGGGATGTTGTCACCTGTTGGAGAAATTCAAAGAAAGAAGTCAGCggctttgatttttctgttgaGTTCAGCAGTCAGCCCCCGTGGACTGAGCCGTGTGTTCATCTCTCTAAAGGAAACTCTTCctgcctcttttctttttaatgtctaCCTGAACACTCAGAGTGACATCTGCTCTAAGAATCTGTCAGAAGAAACATGTCAGACAATAATAACAGCAGGTTAGATGACGCTCATCTGGTTTGACGGACACAAAGAGGAGTTTGGATTGAAACTGAGGCTGTGTCAGCAGTAAACACTCCACAGTGACGCTGAAGTgtgagtagggctgggcgataaaatgataattatcatgatactatttttctcaatataaatataagtacaataaaacgttgatatatttaaacctgtaattacatcccccaatcactggaaagggagggggcgctagtgtgtcttaaacgctagttcccacccaacattaaacagggGAAGAAGTCGGCATGGAACAGAATATAAACCGAGcatcaacctccggtctaaaaatatgagtccaatgctgaagtgctaaaagctgcagttcatcgagaatccgcttgaggctggcaccggaagtaccggaagtcacatacacatgaatgggaaaaagccgatctttacagcagaaataaacatgtttacagcctggtacagaaaacaagagtagtctggatagctaattcctagatcggcacacactgtacgggggtgaattttttttctaacgcggcaatttcgaagatattgagattatgagtcttccaatgagaggcacagctgactgcaacactgcagctgttggctaggaggctcaaactccacctctttttgTCACagtcgctcgacagcagcagcagcatccgaTTTGCctgaaaacagcgcttcagaaacagatgggtgacgtcacggatactaagtccatatttttacagtctatgatataaacacagaaaactcaaaaccaaccagctcaaagcagagtgaaaacatgctcaaCAAGAAAGGTCACTAAACTAAATTAGTTAAGATGTTTTGGTTATTTACTAGACgtctaaatccagatacaagctaacaaaccgtctggtttcttcaactttcattcAGAAGAAaataatctgcctttaaaatgatatgaaagaatgatttgatatttattgtgaaaatgaacaatatcgactgatatgaaaaatgttatcgtgataacatctttgtcaatattgcccagctctaggtGTGAGCTCGTTTAGACTATTTAAAGAAAACTAAAGGGGGTCACCTCTTTCTCCTCATGATGTAAAGGGGGACGCACAGAACTCTGGAGGTTTAGGacgcatagaggcagaggaggcatagagctacgaggaggagagctggtataaggagacagaggtttatggagaggagatagaagcctgtgtctcctctctcatcatgggcaacgtgagatctctggataataatCTGGaagagctaacaggactagccaggagtcagacagagtttcaggaatgtagcatggtgtgcttcacggaaacgtggctgcatcaggatattcccgaccacaacgtctccatggACGGATTCCAGACTGTctgggcagaccgggatagcaccgagagcgctgtgggcctccgaccatattatctgcacagggagatctcacatgttaTACTGGTAGCGGTTTACATCTcccctctgccaaccagactacggcgtccaacgttctcaacgctgccatagccagactccagacagaccaccagagtgccctcttcctgatctccagacagaccaccagagtgccctcttcctgatctccagacagaccaccagagtgccctcttcctgatctctggggacttcaccatgtatttatttctacagagcttattagtgtatttgtataacttatcgtataaagcaactgtaatgactgaatttccctacCTGGGATTAatttaagtatttctgattctggaACCACGAGGTGCTTTTTTATACAATAACATCACCTTTAATGAACCCTGTCTGTACACCTTTAAAAGCAAAGCTCTCTTGTGAACACCTGAGCACGTCCTCTCTGCAGCCCTGCGTGGTGGAATGAGTAACTTAACTAAATGTCATCCACAGAGTTCTACCTTTGAGAGTGACAGACAGACCCACCTCTACACTTAATGATAGTGCTTATGTTGCTAAGGATGTTACTGACATTAAACAGGATCTTCATGACGATGTTGCATACAGGGTGTGGCACTCACTCATGTTGTTCCCTTCTGTCTACatccttgcttgtgttgtacttCCTCTCAGGTGTACGTCTAAAGGATCTGCTACATGACATCACAACACTGTGACACTGTTTTGTAAATCTACAACAGCAGATTATTCAATTTTCATTTGGACCAAAATGTTGATATCACATCTTCCACTACTGCAAGATCAGCTGTTCCATCTGTGTTCCTCAAAGCAGCACAGGAAGGATCCACCTGATCCAGATTCAAAGATATCAAAGTAACCAAGACCAGATTAGCAGCGCTCTATAAGGGACAACAAATTACAATGCAGGTTCATAGATATGTTATAAGGACGATGTAGGAAGTGAGTGTTGAGGTGTGTGTGGGGTCACCTCAGTGTTTTAACTTGACAGGacagaaaacatttttgttcactgttttctttgttataCTTTACCGCCAccgtccaggaggcagacaccctctccacttttaagagtaggcttcaaactttcctttttgattaagcttatagttagagctggatcaggcttggaccagctcttagtctGCTATATGCTtaaactggcacactgggatcccgtctttccctctctctcctctgtctgtctgtctcttactttaactctacctgtcccattaaagttactaaccatagacctttctggagtccctgagctcccttgtctcgtaggttcctctggatctctgctgatgtggacgtgccagactccagctgctacaactactactatccgtcccatctctatcatctctctctctctctctctctctctctctctctctctctctctctctctctctctctctctctctctctctctctctctctctctctctctctctctctctctctctctctctctctctctctctctcctctctctctctctctctctctctctctctctctctctctctctctctctctctctctctctctctctcagcagatgtgtgtctaacatgagtctggtcctgctggaggtttctgcctgttaaaggaagtttgtccttgccactgtaacttgctaaatgctgcaaagtgctctgctcatggtggattaagatgagatcagactgagtcctgtctgtaagacgggactggatcttatcctgtcttgatgttgggtctttgttaataatagagcatacagtacggtctagacctgctctgtttggaaagagtctgaggattacatctgttgtgatttggagatatataaataaagattgattgattgaaatgtgtAGTCCATTATGAAAACAGAGCCatgtttaaaataacatttgcatctcttcttcatgtgtttttcaAATGACTCGTGAGATTTGATGGTCCTGGTCCTTCCTTTAAAATCCCTCAAAACTGTCACCAGAACAAGTCTGACAAACTGCATGAAGCTGGTCTTTCCAAAAGACATTGCAACTCTCCCACACCATGAAAAAACATCAGTCTGTCCAGCATGTGACTTCTTCTACTCAATAAAAGCTCAGCAGTTAGGTGCCAGCATTAATAAGCTTCTACCACTGGTTCATGGCACATTGGTCCGATATCTGTCAACAGGATGAGTATTAGGTGACACTGATATTCATCCTTCATGGAAAACCTCCCTTACGATTCCCTGTGAACATTAAGCCTGTCTTTTACCAAATCAAAACACATGTACAAACATGTGATACACACAACCAGAAGAAAGGATCCAACCTGGACCTGATAGTTTGAAACACACTGACCCATGCAGGTCCCTGTGCAGGTTTCAGGTCCTTTGGTACAGGCAGATA
Encoded here:
- the LOC117830545 gene encoding NHL repeat-containing protein 3-like is translated as MFMKKKSQTCLIASSMVSLVLLMMVLYSTIGTQEHPGILGLRADYQLDRPLYKLDLSWPRNPELFTGEVFGVAVNQYADVVYVAQRGDNIPKVLVFTTDGEFLMAWNTTTLEMPHGIFLADAASSNPTVWITDVGDGPYGHCVKQYSPSGNLLQVLGTPGKAGSGMNPLQFDQPAEIFVHDSGEMYIVDGDGGLNNRLMKLSKDQDVLWLHGEKGQNPAQFYIPHSVTVDSAQRVWVADRGNKRIQVFNSITGDWLGTWGSCFTEDAPYSVRLTPDKKYFIVVQLNTNQISLLEAPPVGLIGQCKVVSVIQLADEVKPHLVDLDLKTGALFVAEIGAQQAQKFTPFSLGGSYL